The proteins below come from a single Deltaproteobacteria bacterium genomic window:
- a CDS encoding DUF3783 domain-containing protein: protein MNDSIICFTLGLSQQDIEAGIFAFDAVDQSGTRVQVTPVTEDLLTSTVGEAVDKKAEALRKNEGIDPSIGFTGATPVFGNYRSVLMHSQDRQQVMQILRSFKKVLPNPQEVIFAMITETAWTWTFQHYFEHLTNEHEYMKTRSPEHDPDMKPM from the coding sequence ATGAATGACAGCATCATTTGTTTTACCCTGGGATTGTCACAACAGGACATAGAGGCGGGCATCTTTGCGTTTGACGCCGTGGATCAAAGTGGAACAAGAGTGCAAGTGACCCCGGTTACAGAAGATTTATTGACCTCAACAGTGGGTGAAGCGGTGGATAAAAAGGCTGAAGCATTACGCAAAAATGAGGGAATAGACCCTTCTATCGGATTTACTGGAGCAACTCCGGTCTTCGGCAATTACCGTTCGGTGCTGATGCATTCGCAAGATAGACAGCAGGTGATGCAGATCCTGAGAAGTTTTAAAAAGGTATTACCCAATCCTCAGGAGGTGATTTTCGCTATGATCACCGAGACAGCTTGGACCTGGACATTCCAACACTATTTTGAACACCTCACCAACGAACACGAATATATGAAGACCCGTTCTCCTGAACATGATCCTGACATGAAACCGATGTAA
- a CDS encoding AAA family ATPase → MSIHLKSITLLPEKYPTREHYPFSLPLFHQTKHLALDTPVTFFVGENGTGKSTLLEALAYACGIHIWRAPAGTRYQVNVFEGQLHHYLSLEWSNGRVPGSFFGSEIFKDFVNFLDEWAASDPGQLKYFGGKSLVTQSHGQSLMSYFRSRYQIKGIYLLDEPETALSPRSQLELLEILGTNSQAGHAQFVIATHSPILLACAGAKIYSFDHVPVCPVAYEETEHYRIYKNFLQDRQKYL, encoded by the coding sequence ATGTCCATTCATCTAAAAAGTATCACACTACTGCCTGAAAAATACCCTACCCGTGAACACTATCCCTTTAGCCTGCCCCTCTTTCATCAAACCAAACATCTAGCCCTCGACACGCCTGTGACTTTCTTTGTCGGCGAGAACGGCACTGGCAAGTCGACCCTACTGGAGGCGCTGGCGTACGCCTGTGGTATCCACATCTGGCGTGCCCCCGCGGGCACCCGTTACCAAGTGAACGTTTTCGAAGGCCAACTCCACCATTATCTTTCCCTCGAATGGTCTAATGGGCGCGTTCCCGGCTCCTTCTTCGGCTCGGAGATCTTCAAGGATTTCGTTAATTTTCTGGATGAGTGGGCGGCATCGGACCCTGGCCAACTAAAATACTTCGGCGGCAAGTCTTTGGTGACGCAGTCACATGGTCAATCTCTGATGTCCTACTTCCGAAGCCGGTACCAGATCAAGGGCATCTACTTGCTCGATGAACCCGAGACGGCGCTTTCTCCACGCAGTCAGCTTGAATTACTCGAAATTCTAGGCACGAATAGCCAGGCGGGTCACGCCCAGTTCGTTATCGCTACGCACTCCCCGATTCTGCTCGCCTGCGCCGGAGCCAAGATCTACAGTTTCGACCACGTTCCCGTCTGTCCCGTGGCCTACGAAGAGACCGAGCATTACCGGATTTACAAGAACTTTCTTCAGGATCGACAAAAATATCTGTAA
- a CDS encoding ABC transporter permease, which produces MKKWVAFWNILLKDMRAYYLKPPNISWGLIFPVAWTGMFFIKSSSGSESIPALLPGVIAISVLFGTTSMLAVTVTFEKKNRSFERLLLAPIPLKLLMLAKTAGAILFGSANAIVPVILALFLTDLSKISWVIVLPAIILIAIVSTFLGLFIAVSVSEVFEAQTFSNFFRFPMIFLCGLFFPVDSLPVFLRPLSYLLPLTYGADILHGAINGKNMMPFGLNFLVITCFCAILFYVSLRNINKKWIT; this is translated from the coding sequence ATGAAAAAATGGGTCGCTTTCTGGAACATTTTATTAAAGGACATGCGTGCTTACTATCTCAAACCGCCAAACATCAGTTGGGGGTTGATTTTTCCTGTAGCTTGGACAGGCATGTTTTTCATCAAATCGAGTAGTGGTTCGGAAAGCATTCCGGCACTGCTTCCGGGCGTGATTGCAATTTCTGTTCTATTCGGCACAACCTCCATGCTTGCAGTAACAGTTACATTTGAGAAAAAGAATCGGTCGTTCGAGCGTTTACTTCTCGCACCTATTCCGTTGAAACTTCTTATGCTGGCTAAGACAGCAGGGGCAATTTTGTTCGGTTCAGCCAACGCTATTGTCCCGGTTATTCTTGCTTTATTTCTAACAGATCTCTCTAAGATTTCATGGGTAATAGTATTGCCAGCCATCATATTGATTGCGATTGTTTCAACATTTCTTGGGCTCTTTATAGCAGTCTCTGTTAGCGAGGTTTTTGAAGCTCAGACTTTTTCAAATTTCTTCCGCTTTCCGATGATATTTCTTTGCGGCCTGTTCTTTCCTGTTGACTCTCTGCCGGTGTTTCTACGACCGTTGTCCTACCTATTACCCTTAACATACGGTGCTGACATTCTTCATGGTGCTATCAATGGAAAGAATATGATGCCGTTTGGTTTAAACTTTCTTGTCATTACATGTTTTTGTGCAATTCTATTTTACGTAAGCTTGAGGAACATAAACAAGAAATGGATTACATGA